A genomic region of Bernardetia sp. ABR2-2B contains the following coding sequences:
- the tyrS gene encoding tyrosine--tRNA ligase, which translates to MEKQIPNLIEELRWRGMLQDSTPDTEKYLLENRISGYIGFDPTADSLHIGNLATIMLLVHLQRAGHTPYALVGGATGMVGDPSGKSTERNLLDEKTLRHNEKCIGEQLQKFLDFEGENAAVLVNNYDWFKEFSFLHFLRDVGKHLSVNYMMAKDSVKTRLETGISFTEFSYQLLQAYDFYHLYKNHGVKLQMGGSDQWGNITSGTELIRKISNAESDNNDGENDEREHTFAVTCPLVTKADGSKFGKSESGNVWLDPNLTSPYKFYQFWLNADDDVAPRLIRVFTLLDKETIESLEIEHEKNRGARILQKALAEEVTVRVHGQEAYDNAVEASQILFGKDVVKQLQQTDERTLLEVFEGVPNIDISLDEYHQAGNVTELLSTVSKDEIFASKSEAKKMIKGGGVSINKSKIADPVMEVDFALLQDKYLLVQRGKKNYYLICVNK; encoded by the coding sequence ATGGAAAAACAAATACCCAACCTTATAGAAGAACTTCGCTGGCGTGGAATGTTACAAGACAGCACTCCAGATACAGAAAAATACTTGTTAGAGAACAGAATTTCTGGTTACATTGGCTTTGACCCTACTGCCGATTCGTTACATATCGGAAACCTTGCAACCATTATGCTTTTGGTTCATTTGCAACGTGCAGGACATACGCCTTATGCGCTCGTTGGTGGTGCGACAGGAATGGTAGGCGACCCTTCAGGAAAATCTACCGAACGCAATCTTTTAGATGAAAAAACACTTCGCCACAATGAAAAGTGCATTGGTGAACAGCTTCAAAAATTTTTAGATTTTGAAGGCGAAAATGCAGCCGTTTTAGTAAATAATTATGACTGGTTTAAAGAATTTAGCTTTTTACATTTTTTGAGAGATGTCGGAAAGCATTTGTCAGTCAATTATATGATGGCAAAAGATTCTGTCAAAACACGCCTTGAAACAGGAATTTCGTTTACAGAATTTTCTTACCAATTACTACAAGCTTACGATTTTTATCATTTATACAAAAATCACGGTGTCAAACTTCAAATGGGAGGTTCTGACCAATGGGGAAATATTACCTCTGGAACAGAGCTTATCCGAAAAATAAGCAATGCAGAAAGTGATAATAATGATGGAGAGAACGACGAGAGAGAACACACCTTTGCTGTTACTTGTCCATTAGTTACCAAAGCAGATGGCTCAAAATTTGGAAAGTCTGAAAGTGGAAATGTTTGGTTAGACCCAAATCTTACTTCGCCTTACAAATTTTACCAGTTTTGGCTCAATGCAGACGATGATGTTGCGCCTCGTTTGATTCGTGTTTTTACTCTTTTGGATAAAGAAACGATTGAAAGTCTAGAAATTGAACACGAAAAAAATAGAGGAGCAAGGATTCTTCAAAAAGCACTTGCCGAAGAAGTTACTGTAAGAGTACACGGACAAGAAGCCTACGACAATGCAGTTGAAGCCTCACAAATTTTGTTTGGGAAGGATGTAGTAAAGCAACTTCAACAAACAGATGAAAGAACACTTTTAGAAGTTTTTGAAGGAGTTCCGAATATTGATATTTCTTTAGACGAATATCATCAAGCTGGAAACGTAACCGAACTTTTATCGACAGTTTCTAAAGATGAAATTTTTGCATCTAAAAGTGAAGCAAAAAAAATGATAAAAGGTGGAGGAGTAAGCATCAATAAATCAAAAATTGCTGACCCAGTTATGGAAGTTGATTTTGCTCTTTTGCAAGATAAATATTTACTCGTTCAGCGAGGAAAGAAAAACTATTATTTGATTTGTGTGAATAAATAA
- a CDS encoding aminotransferase class I/II-fold pyridoxal phosphate-dependent enzyme, translating into MLERENFREYAHKVADKMADYLENVEEYDVLSKVKPRQIFDELPLSAPKEGESMDVILKDFDDIILKGMTHWQHPQFFGYFPANSSPASVLGEMLTATLGAQCMIWQTSPAAAELEEKTMIWLGEWCGLPKDWHGVIQDTASAGTLCSILTAREKATNFQSNTKGLAFFDEKFRTYCSDQTHSSIDKAVRIAGIGSDNLIKIKTDSSFSIDINAFEEQVKKDIQEGCTPLWAVANLGTTSSTAFDNVTEMAKICKKYGIWLHIDAAYAGTVAILPEKRYLFEGIEEGDSYVFNPHKWMFVNFDCSVYYVKDKGALIRTFEILPEYLKTGFESKVNNYRDWGVALGRRFRALKLWFVMRNFGLDGIQEKLRLHLSLTDYFTQKIITHSDFELITNPEVGLVCFRYFDANKSDEELEKINTQILKSLNETGKVFLSHTKLNDKYVLRLSIGQTYVEKKHIDGFWELLLSVSSEQLSIEKTL; encoded by the coding sequence ATGCTAGAAAGAGAAAATTTCAGAGAATACGCCCACAAAGTAGCCGATAAAATGGCTGATTATTTAGAAAATGTCGAAGAATATGATGTGCTTTCAAAAGTAAAACCTCGTCAGATTTTTGACGAGTTGCCTTTGTCTGCACCAAAAGAAGGCGAGTCTATGGACGTTATTTTGAAGGATTTTGACGACATTATTTTGAAGGGAATGACACACTGGCAACACCCACAATTTTTCGGCTATTTTCCTGCTAATAGTTCTCCTGCTTCTGTACTTGGCGAAATGCTTACGGCTACGTTGGGAGCGCAATGTATGATTTGGCAAACCTCTCCTGCTGCTGCTGAATTAGAAGAAAAAACAATGATTTGGTTAGGCGAATGGTGTGGATTGCCCAAAGATTGGCACGGAGTAATTCAAGATACAGCTTCGGCAGGTACGCTCTGTTCGATTCTGACAGCACGAGAAAAAGCGACAAATTTTCAGAGTAATACAAAAGGATTAGCTTTTTTTGATGAAAAATTTAGAACGTATTGTTCTGACCAAACACATTCTTCGATTGATAAAGCCGTAAGAATTGCAGGAATTGGAAGTGATAATTTGATAAAAATAAAGACAGATTCTAGTTTTTCTATTGATATAAATGCTTTTGAGGAACAAGTAAAAAAAGATATTCAAGAGGGTTGTACGCCACTTTGGGCAGTTGCTAATTTGGGAACGACAAGCAGCACAGCCTTTGATAACGTAACCGAAATGGCTAAAATCTGTAAAAAATATGGCATTTGGCTTCATATTGATGCAGCCTATGCAGGAACAGTAGCTATTTTACCAGAAAAACGTTATTTATTTGAAGGAATTGAAGAGGGCGATAGTTATGTTTTTAATCCTCATAAATGGATGTTTGTCAATTTTGATTGTTCGGTGTATTATGTGAAAGATAAGGGCGCACTTATCCGAACGTTTGAGATTTTACCTGAATATTTGAAGACTGGTTTTGAAAGCAAAGTAAATAATTATAGAGACTGGGGCGTTGCTTTGGGAAGACGTTTTAGAGCTTTAAAACTTTGGTTTGTGATGCGAAACTTTGGATTGGATGGCATTCAAGAAAAACTCCGTTTGCACTTATCTTTAACCGATTATTTTACTCAAAAAATCATTACTCATTCTGATTTTGAATTAATTACAAACCCAGAAGTTGGCTTGGTCTGTTTTAGGTATTTTGATGCGAATAAATCAGACGAAGAATTAGAAAAAATAAATACGCAAATTCTCAAATCACTCAACGAGACAGGAAAAGTATTTTTATCGCATACAAAATTAAATGATAAATACGTTTTGCGTCTTTCTATCGGACAGACTTACGTAGAGAAAAAACATATTGATGGTTTTTGGGAACTGCTTTTGTCAGTTAGTAGTGAGCAGTTATCTATTGAAAAAACCTTATAA
- a CDS encoding HAD domain-containing protein — protein sequence MKNAIILDLDGVLITTPTWKADEMDFDSYSAFNKKCVENFNQLTENLECELWLSSTRRINKTLQEFREIFINRNITKEITGFLPKGDYQISRLTEIEAFLSHEPIENFLILDDDSSLHNLKQKDKKYWVQTRLTIGFNSEKLKEAQEIIDTFWKD from the coding sequence ATGAAAAACGCAATTATTTTAGATTTAGATGGTGTTTTGATTACAACTCCTACTTGGAAAGCTGATGAAATGGATTTTGATAGTTATTCTGCATTCAATAAAAAATGTGTAGAAAATTTTAATCAACTAACTGAAAACTTAGAGTGTGAATTATGGCTTTCTTCAACGAGAAGAATAAATAAAACTTTACAAGAATTTAGAGAAATATTTATCAATCGGAATATAACAAAAGAGATAACAGGATTTTTACCAAAAGGAGATTATCAAATTTCAAGGCTGACAGAAATAGAAGCCTTTCTATCACATGAACCAATAGAAAATTTTCTTATTTTAGATGATGATTCTAGTTTGCATAATCTTAAACAAAAAGATAAAAAATATTGGGTTCAAACAAGACTAACTATAGGTTTTAATTCAGAAAAATTAAAGGAAGCACAAGAAATTATTGACACTTTTTGGAAAGATTAA